In one window of Opitutus sp. GAS368 DNA:
- the rsfS gene encoding ribosome silencing factor, translating to MKAKAPKKTSAVRKAKAPARVAAPADKPTEKLIKLIVQALDSKKAEDLRVLDVSKLSSITDYLVLATGTSEPHLRALRIELERVLDDQQARILAVDTTKGSGWTVVDAFEVMVHLFTPENRDKYRMELLWRDAVALPLAKILK from the coding sequence ATGAAAGCCAAAGCCCCCAAGAAAACGAGCGCCGTCCGCAAGGCCAAGGCCCCGGCCCGGGTCGCCGCCCCGGCGGACAAGCCCACGGAAAAATTGATCAAGCTCATCGTGCAGGCGCTGGACAGCAAGAAGGCCGAAGACCTGCGGGTGCTGGATGTGAGCAAACTTTCCAGCATCACTGACTATCTCGTGCTTGCGACTGGCACCTCGGAGCCGCACCTCCGCGCCCTGCGGATCGAGCTCGAGCGGGTGCTGGACGACCAGCAGGCCAGGATCCTGGCCGTGGACACCACCAAGGGTAGCGGCTGGACCGTGGTGGATGCCTTTGAGGTGATGGTGCACCTCTTCACGCCCGAGAATCGGGACAAGTACCGGATGGAGCTGCTTTGGCGCGATGCGGTCGCGCTGCCTCTGGCGAAAATCCTGAAGTGA
- a CDS encoding prepilin-type N-terminal cleavage/methylation domain-containing protein: MNTRPTKGFTLVEIMIVVVIIGLLAAMAIPAFQKVRQSSQDKAVLNNARQLSAAADQFYLENGVSTCASTDLVGATNYVKAVNTVAQETYPVGFTQGVTITIAGVAGARTVTYAP; the protein is encoded by the coding sequence ATGAATACTCGTCCCACCAAGGGCTTCACGCTCGTTGAAATCATGATCGTCGTGGTCATCATCGGCCTCCTGGCCGCGATGGCCATTCCCGCGTTCCAGAAGGTCCGCCAGTCCTCGCAGGACAAAGCGGTGTTGAACAACGCCCGCCAGCTGTCGGCGGCCGCTGACCAATTCTACCTGGAGAACGGTGTCTCCACCTGTGCCTCGACTGACCTCGTGGGTGCAACGAACTACGTGAAGGCCGTCAACACGGTCGCGCAGGAGACCTACCCGGTCGGCTTCACCCAGGGCGTCACGATTACGATCGCCGGCGTCGCCGGTGCCCGCACCGTGACCTACGCCCCGTAA
- a CDS encoding prepilin-type N-terminal cleavage/methylation domain-containing protein: MNTRSTKGFTLVEIMIVVVIIGLLAAMAIPAFQKVRQSSQDKAVLNNARQLSAAADQYFLENGVSTVASTSLIGATNYVKAVNTVAQESYPVGFTQGVTITISGVAGARTVTYAP, encoded by the coding sequence ATGAATACACGTTCCACCAAGGGTTTCACGCTCGTTGAAATCATGATCGTCGTGGTCATCATCGGCCTCCTGGCCGCCATGGCCATTCCCGCGTTCCAGAAGGTCCGTCAGTCCTCGCAGGACAAAGCGGTCCTCAACAACGCCCGCCAGCTGTCGGCCGCTGCTGACCAATACTTCCTGGAGAACGGTGTCTCCACCGTTGCTTCGACGAGCCTCATCGGCGCGACGAACTACGTGAAGGCCGTCAATACGGTCGCTCAGGAGTCCTACCCGGTCGGCTTCACCCAGGGCGTGACGATCACGATCTCTGGCGTCGCCGGTGCCCGCACCGTGACCTACGCTCCGTAA